A DNA window from Burkholderia sp. HI2500 contains the following coding sequences:
- the rpoE gene encoding RNA polymerase sigma factor RpoE, translated as MSEKEIDQALVERVQKGDKAAFELLVSKYHRKIIRLISRLVRDPAEVEDVAQDAFIKAYRALPQFRGESAFYTWLYRIAVNTAKNYLATQGRRAPTSTEADAEEAETFSDADQLRDINTPESMLMSKQIAETVNAAMALLPEELRQAITLREIEGLSYEEIAEMMGCPIGTVRSRIFRAREAIAAKLRPLLDTPEGKRW; from the coding sequence GTGAGTGAAAAAGAAATCGATCAGGCTCTGGTCGAGCGCGTACAGAAGGGCGACAAGGCAGCGTTCGAACTCCTGGTCTCCAAATACCACCGCAAGATCATTCGGCTGATTTCGCGCCTCGTGCGGGATCCCGCCGAGGTCGAGGATGTGGCCCAGGACGCGTTCATCAAGGCGTATCGTGCGCTGCCGCAATTCCGCGGCGAGTCGGCGTTCTATACGTGGTTGTACCGAATTGCCGTCAACACGGCGAAGAACTACCTTGCGACGCAAGGCCGCCGGGCGCCGACCTCGACGGAGGCCGATGCGGAGGAAGCGGAAACTTTCTCCGACGCAGACCAACTAAGGGATATCAACACGCCTGAGTCGATGTTGATGAGCAAGCAGATTGCCGAGACGGTCAACGCTGCCATGGCTCTGCTGCCCGAAGAACTGCGCCAGGCAATTACGCTGCGCGAGATCGAGGGCCTGAGCTACGAAGAGATCGCGGAAATGATGGGCTGTCCGATCGGGACGGTCCGGTCGCGGATCTTCCGCGCACGCGAGGCAATCGCTGCCAAATTGCGTCCGCTGCTCGATACGCCCGAAGGCAAGCGCTGGTAA
- a CDS encoding sigma-E factor negative regulatory protein — protein MGSVNTQSQACSRGERLSALVDGEMFEGPDNGQFLAELNRADRAAWAHYHLIGDALRSDELALSPALSVAFTARMSAALESEPHLLAPAAAPVARKLLSLRRRVVPAFAVAAAAATLTWIVVPQMQTAGAPGAVQVASAGAPQGGNLQRVTVAQASAQPGLQDVNIIRDASLDQYLEAHQQFAQQPVVTGSMPLIRAAVTTTPGQ, from the coding sequence ATGGGGTCGGTCAATACGCAGTCGCAAGCGTGCTCGCGCGGCGAGCGCCTTTCCGCGCTGGTCGACGGCGAAATGTTCGAGGGCCCGGACAACGGGCAGTTTCTGGCTGAGCTCAACCGCGCGGATCGCGCTGCGTGGGCCCATTACCACCTGATCGGCGATGCGCTGCGCTCGGACGAGCTCGCGCTGTCGCCCGCGCTGAGCGTGGCGTTCACCGCGCGCATGTCGGCTGCGCTCGAAAGCGAGCCGCACCTGCTCGCGCCGGCGGCCGCACCCGTCGCGCGCAAGCTGCTGTCGCTGCGCCGGCGCGTCGTGCCCGCGTTCGCGGTTGCTGCCGCGGCGGCCACGCTGACGTGGATCGTCGTCCCGCAAATGCAGACGGCCGGTGCCCCGGGCGCCGTCCAGGTCGCGTCGGCCGGTGCGCCGCAAGGCGGCAACCTGCAGCGCGTGACGGTTGCGCAGGCATCGGCCCAGCCGGGCCTGCAGGACGTCAACATCATTCGCGACGCCAGCCTCGACCAATACCTTGAAGCGCACCAGCAATTCGCGCAGCAGCCCGTCGTCACGGGTTCGATGCCGCTGATCCGCGCTGCCGTGACCACCACGCCAGGCCAATAA